From one Haloferax marinisediminis genomic stretch:
- a CDS encoding ABC transporter permease: MSILSLSSVSVDRSVVKDRISENLTRAKNVMAVVLKDDAAKVGVVVLLAFLFLGLFGPALAPYEPIEDTVQTEDGGMMRTAPPNSVALLGTTTFGKDVLSQFLAGARPTFIVGFFGGVGTGVVGFLVGLTSGYFGGRVDEVLMRMTDLTFALPFLPMALLVLTFVQPNIFLITAVIVAFFWKMPARVIRSEVMTVRERTFVKSARSAGSGHLRTMFLHVAPNVIGVGFLYTAYAVSWAIAGQASLAFLGFGDPTATSWGRMLQQVFESGGMREAWWWVLPPAIGIAAVTTSVFLVGRAFEEVVNPELRSEE, translated from the coding sequence ATGTCGATCCTCTCGCTGTCGTCCGTTTCGGTCGACCGGAGTGTGGTGAAAGACCGTATCTCGGAGAACCTCACGCGGGCGAAGAACGTCATGGCAGTCGTGCTCAAAGACGACGCAGCGAAAGTCGGTGTCGTCGTCCTTCTCGCGTTCCTCTTCCTCGGGTTGTTCGGCCCGGCGCTCGCCCCATACGAACCCATCGAGGACACAGTCCAAACGGAAGACGGGGGAATGATGCGAACCGCCCCGCCCAACAGCGTGGCACTGCTCGGCACGACGACGTTCGGTAAGGACGTGTTGAGCCAGTTCCTCGCGGGCGCCCGCCCGACGTTCATCGTCGGCTTCTTCGGCGGAGTTGGCACAGGGGTGGTCGGGTTCCTCGTCGGCTTGACGAGTGGCTACTTCGGCGGTCGGGTCGACGAGGTGCTGATGCGCATGACCGACCTGACGTTCGCGCTCCCGTTCCTGCCGATGGCGCTGCTCGTGCTGACGTTCGTCCAACCGAACATCTTCCTCATCACCGCAGTAATCGTGGCGTTCTTCTGGAAGATGCCTGCACGGGTCATCCGCTCGGAGGTGATGACCGTCCGGGAGCGTACGTTCGTGAAGTCCGCACGTTCCGCAGGTTCGGGTCACTTACGAACCATGTTCTTACACGTCGCGCCGAACGTCATCGGCGTCGGGTTCCTGTACACCGCCTACGCCGTCTCGTGGGCGATTGCAGGTCAGGCGTCGCTCGCGTTCCTCGGCTTTGGCGACCCGACAGCGACATCCTGGGGCCGGATGCTCCAGCAGGTGTTCGAATCCGGCGGGATGCGCGAAGCGTGGTGGTGGGTACTCCCACCGGCCATCGGTATCGCAGCAGTGACTACCTCGGTGTTCCTCGTCGGTCGCGCCTTCGAGGAAGTCGTCAACCCCGAACTACGGAGTGAAGAATGA
- a CDS encoding ABC transporter permease, giving the protein MSFRRFLVKRIAISLVLTLVSVSIIFLTLRLLPGDPFSSLIASGGLTQEQVEALRVQYGLDEPVYVQYIKYVQSLLTLNFGFSIAQSRPVSEIIFPRLLNTMILLVPALVVTAIVSSALGSYAGWNRGSWFEQSSIVVTTFFRSTPVFVTGIFFLIIFSYQLDLLPAFGMRSPVANPEGFVETYLHPDFAMHYFLPFLATVLYYSGDFLMLARNSVVERKGSAFLTLHRAKGLSEMEQLARAGRNSMLPLLTYFALRLGMMFQGVITLEVVFAWPGIGRALVLAINQKDYPTVQAAIFIMAFAVIVMNLLADVMYAKVDPTVEGGDV; this is encoded by the coding sequence ATGAGTTTCAGACGCTTCCTCGTCAAACGAATTGCCATCTCGTTAGTATTGACGCTCGTCTCCGTCTCGATCATCTTCCTCACGTTGCGGCTCCTTCCGGGCGACCCGTTCAGTTCGCTCATCGCCTCTGGAGGTCTCACACAAGAGCAGGTGGAGGCGCTGCGAGTCCAGTACGGGCTCGACGAACCAGTCTACGTCCAGTACATCAAGTACGTCCAGAGTCTCTTGACACTCAACTTCGGGTTCTCTATCGCGCAGAGTCGCCCGGTGAGCGAGATTATCTTCCCGCGACTGCTCAACACGATGATTCTCCTCGTGCCAGCGTTGGTCGTGACGGCCATCGTTAGTTCCGCCCTCGGCTCGTACGCAGGGTGGAACCGCGGGTCGTGGTTCGAGCAGTCGAGCATCGTCGTCACGACGTTCTTTCGGTCGACGCCGGTGTTCGTCACGGGAATCTTCTTTCTCATCATCTTCTCGTACCAACTCGACCTCCTCCCCGCGTTCGGGATGCGAAGCCCAGTTGCGAACCCCGAGGGGTTCGTCGAGACGTATCTCCATCCGGACTTCGCGATGCACTACTTCTTGCCGTTCCTCGCGACGGTGCTGTACTACAGTGGTGACTTCCTGATGCTCGCACGCAACTCGGTCGTCGAGCGGAAGGGGTCTGCATTTCTCACGCTCCACCGCGCGAAAGGGCTCTCAGAGATGGAACAACTCGCTCGAGCCGGTCGAAACTCGATGCTCCCGTTGTTGACCTACTTCGCGCTCCGGCTGGGCATGATGTTCCAAGGAGTCATCACTCTCGAAGTTGTGTTCGCGTGGCCGGGTATCGGCCGTGCACTCGTCTTGGCAATCAATCAGAAAGACTACCCGACGGTTCAGGCAGCCATCTTCATCATGGCCTTCGCGGTCATCGTGATGAACCTCCTCGCGGACGTGATGTACGCGAAGGTCGACCCGACGGTCGAAGGAGGTGACGTCTGA
- a CDS encoding ABC transporter substrate-binding protein, with product MLVTTAALGASGLAGCGGQSGGDGGGGSDDSGSGDSGSGGGSSGGDGRSVETMFRGEWPLETKNNDNIPFEYTVTEGAPVPAITVNFASDEEPWMREHALMIKRAFEDIGAPVELDDVPTNVMYDEYWAADTGHTVSVSMNTHGPDPQRGLDPNPFLMRMHPRTGGNYYNYNNPEITELLEEQSTEIQDKERRVELCQEIQRKASEDAYIQSIAFTDVIMAGNTADWDGYVPMPGNGTNRDSFIWTQVNLQPTGDSSTWVKGVLASMGGLNIAWAGGGPEAKRLTNLYDGLFDASPQLEIVPALAVNADVVDETTVEVDLREGVQWHDGEPFGPEDVKFSVELFKEYNSPEMGPFYEPIESVEVVSESGGGRVRFNLKRPDAAFLTQRMVRSVILPKHKWEDVDNPAQHNPDNPVGTGPFQFSSWEQGTRFAVEKNPDHWMWDEDTREEYLGEFFTPGDGIDGIVWANVGNVDALIGAMQSGDIDAIGTTLSNSQADRAASADGVEKQVSKNYAPLDVHTNHINPLIRDKVFRKALSHSVDKEGFVEGVLGGRGTPIEGQNLISDMMAPFYTSDIPTYEYNPEKGKQMLEQAGYTFDGDTLVAPTGDAWEAFAERVEDGHADRSDLDQPDFS from the coding sequence ATGTTGGTAACGACTGCAGCACTTGGTGCCAGTGGCCTCGCTGGATGTGGTGGACAAAGCGGCGGCGACGGTGGCGGTGGAAGTGACGACAGCGGAAGCGGCGACAGCGGAAGCGGTGGCGGAAGCAGTGGTGGCGATGGCCGGAGCGTCGAGACGATGTTCCGTGGCGAGTGGCCTCTCGAGACGAAGAACAACGACAACATCCCCTTCGAGTACACGGTGACCGAGGGAGCACCTGTCCCAGCTATCACGGTCAACTTTGCATCCGACGAAGAACCGTGGATGCGGGAGCACGCGCTGATGATTAAACGCGCGTTCGAAGACATCGGTGCGCCGGTCGAACTCGACGACGTCCCGACGAACGTCATGTACGACGAGTACTGGGCAGCCGACACAGGTCACACAGTCTCAGTGTCGATGAACACTCACGGGCCGGACCCACAGCGTGGTCTCGACCCGAACCCGTTCTTGATGCGGATGCACCCACGGACGGGCGGCAACTACTACAACTACAACAACCCCGAAATCACGGAACTGCTCGAAGAGCAGTCGACCGAGATTCAGGACAAAGAGCGCCGCGTCGAACTCTGTCAAGAGATTCAGCGAAAGGCGAGCGAGGACGCCTACATCCAGTCCATCGCCTTCACGGACGTCATCATGGCGGGGAACACCGCCGACTGGGACGGGTACGTCCCCATGCCCGGTAACGGTACCAACCGTGACTCGTTCATCTGGACTCAAGTGAACCTTCAGCCAACCGGCGATTCGAGCACGTGGGTCAAAGGCGTGCTTGCGTCGATGGGTGGCCTCAACATCGCTTGGGCGGGCGGCGGTCCAGAGGCGAAGCGTCTCACGAACCTCTACGACGGTCTCTTCGACGCCTCGCCCCAGTTGGAAATCGTGCCGGCGCTGGCGGTCAACGCCGACGTCGTCGACGAAACGACGGTCGAGGTCGACCTCCGCGAGGGTGTCCAGTGGCACGACGGCGAGCCGTTCGGCCCCGAGGACGTGAAGTTCAGCGTCGAACTGTTCAAAGAGTACAACTCCCCCGAGATGGGTCCGTTCTACGAACCCATCGAGAGTGTCGAAGTCGTCTCAGAGAGCGGCGGCGGTCGTGTCCGGTTCAACCTCAAGCGTCCCGACGCGGCCTTCTTGACCCAGCGGATGGTTCGCAGCGTCATCCTGCCGAAGCACAAGTGGGAGGACGTCGACAACCCCGCACAGCACAACCCCGATAACCCGGTCGGTACGGGGCCGTTCCAGTTCTCGAGTTGGGAGCAGGGCACCCGCTTCGCAGTCGAGAAGAACCCCGACCACTGGATGTGGGACGAAGATACCCGCGAGGAGTACCTCGGCGAGTTCTTCACCCCCGGTGACGGCATCGACGGTATCGTCTGGGCCAACGTCGGTAACGTCGACGCGCTCATCGGTGCCATGCAGAGTGGCGACATCGACGCGATCGGGACGACGCTGTCGAACTCGCAGGCAGACCGTGCTGCCTCGGCGGACGGTGTCGAAAAGCAGGTGTCGAAGAACTACGCACCGCTCGACGTCCACACCAACCACATCAACCCGCTCATCCGGGACAAGGTGTTCCGGAAGGCGCTGAGCCACTCTGTCGACAAAGAGGGCTTCGTCGAGGGTGTCCTCGGCGGTCGTGGGACGCCCATCGAGGGGCAGAACCTCATCTCCGACATGATGGCACCGTTCTACACCAGCGACATCCCAACGTACGAGTACAACCCTGAGAAGGGTAAGCAGATGCTCGAACAGGCGGGTTACACCTTCGACGGTGACACGCTCGTCGCACCAACGGGCGACGCGTGGGAGGCGTTCGCCGAACGGGTAGAAGACGGGCACGCCGACCGGTCTGACCTAGACCAGCCTGACTTCTCCTGA
- a CDS encoding 30S ribosomal protein S15, whose protein sequence is MARMHTRRRGSSGSDKPVADEAPEWSDVDAEDIEARVVELAEQGNDPSQIGLALRDEGVKGVPVPDVKLATGKKVTTILEENDASPDLPEDLRNLMERAVRLRDHMEENRQDKSNRRALQNTESKIRRLVSYYKGNKLDDDFKYTYDVAVELLEK, encoded by the coding sequence ATGGCACGAATGCACACCCGCCGCCGTGGCTCGTCCGGTTCGGACAAGCCCGTGGCAGACGAAGCACCGGAGTGGAGTGACGTCGACGCAGAAGACATCGAAGCACGCGTCGTCGAACTTGCCGAACAGGGCAACGACCCAAGCCAGATTGGCCTGGCCCTGCGCGACGAAGGCGTCAAGGGCGTCCCGGTTCCGGACGTCAAACTCGCCACCGGCAAGAAAGTCACCACCATCCTCGAAGAGAACGACGCGTCCCCGGACCTTCCCGAGGACCTCCGTAACCTGATGGAACGCGCAGTTCGCCTCCGCGACCACATGGAGGAGAACCGACAGGACAAGTCCAACCGTCGCGCACTCCAGAACACGGAGTCGAAGATTCGCCGTCTCGTGTCCTACTACAAGGGCAACAAGCTCGACGACGACTTCAAGTACACCTACGACGTCGCCGTCGAACTCCTCGAGAAGTAA
- a CDS encoding exonuclease, with amino-acid sequence MSMSPAEQTPAAEDAAMLREATFVRLRVHTSGAAVAAAGVIGRALETLDVPFRIRATEAPDTVANDDVAAVVGLSDADADLELDPRDGVAIVRELGVDPDPVVALAGLHAAGVSPEDDTALVDAATDAGVESRPGVAVPTADLADGLAHSTLVHAPFSADKERTQAALAELSLPAELDVDAHRRVASLVALEATGGEATPRSTTAVERVLHPEATPNGLFATVGGLADVLDATVREVPGLAVALALGHDARDAALDAWRDHANATHAALREATTGRYESLYALSCDLSSPGRLATVARLARDFRSPEPTVLAVGTGAAALVSTGPAGLDDDLAAAATELGDASATGSPEEATMRFDPSVEPKTVVEAVREVRR; translated from the coding sequence ATGTCTATGAGCCCCGCCGAACAGACTCCCGCTGCCGAGGACGCCGCGATGCTTCGCGAGGCGACGTTCGTTCGCCTTCGCGTTCACACGAGCGGTGCCGCCGTCGCCGCAGCGGGCGTCATCGGGCGGGCGCTCGAGACACTCGACGTTCCCTTCCGTATCCGAGCGACCGAAGCTCCCGACACTGTCGCAAACGACGACGTTGCGGCCGTCGTGGGGCTCTCGGACGCCGATGCCGACCTCGAACTCGACCCACGCGATGGCGTCGCTATCGTCCGCGAACTCGGTGTCGACCCCGACCCGGTGGTCGCACTGGCTGGCCTCCACGCCGCCGGTGTCTCGCCGGAGGACGACACCGCACTCGTAGACGCCGCGACCGACGCGGGTGTCGAGTCCCGACCCGGTGTGGCTGTTCCAACAGCAGACCTCGCCGACGGACTCGCACACTCGACGCTCGTCCACGCGCCGTTTTCGGCCGACAAAGAGCGCACACAGGCGGCACTCGCCGAACTGTCGCTCCCGGCCGAACTCGACGTGGACGCACACAGGCGCGTCGCCTCACTCGTCGCACTCGAAGCGACGGGTGGTGAAGCGACACCGCGGTCGACGACCGCGGTCGAACGCGTCTTGCATCCGGAGGCAACCCCGAATGGACTGTTTGCGACCGTCGGCGGACTCGCCGACGTGCTCGATGCAACTGTTCGGGAGGTCCCCGGTCTCGCCGTCGCACTGGCACTGGGTCACGACGCTCGTGACGCGGCGCTCGACGCGTGGCGAGACCACGCGAACGCGACACACGCAGCGCTCCGCGAGGCGACCACAGGACGCTACGAGAGCCTCTATGCGCTCTCGTGCGACCTCTCGTCTCCGGGACGACTCGCGACAGTCGCACGACTCGCCCGCGACTTCCGGTCGCCGGAACCGACCGTGCTCGCGGTTGGAACCGGCGCTGCGGCACTCGTCTCGACCGGCCCTGCCGGGTTGGACGACGACCTCGCCGCGGCCGCGACCGAACTGGGCGATGCGTCCGCGACTGGGTCACCCGAGGAAGCGACGATGCGGTTCGACCCGTCGGTCGAGCCAAAAACGGTCGTCGAGGCCGTCAGGGAGGTGCGCCGATGA
- a CDS encoding KEOPS complex subunit Pcc1, whose protein sequence is MTRRATLRTTHDDPDIVAAALGPDNTESMHTTIEGDELVTTIERDSTGGLQSTVDDYVVNVTVAQTVIAATRTHTTTNHE, encoded by the coding sequence ATGACTCGGCGGGCGACCCTGCGGACCACCCACGACGACCCCGACATCGTCGCTGCGGCACTCGGCCCGGACAACACGGAGTCGATGCACACGACAATCGAAGGGGACGAACTCGTCACGACAATCGAACGCGATTCGACCGGTGGACTCCAGTCTACGGTCGATGATTACGTCGTCAACGTGACGGTCGCACAGACCGTCATCGCAGCAACACGAACGCACACAACCACTAACCATGAGTGA
- a CDS encoding 30S ribosomal protein S3ae, which translates to MSERSVSKQKRGKRWYKVIAPENFDRQELGETFADEPEKVYGRTVEATLGELNDDQGANNVKLTFKVNDVGSDAAYTEFIQQELTRDYLRSLVRRGASKVEANVTAVTKDDFRVQVQPVAFTTKKADRSQEHEIRRIMMELTREAITERTYDDLTNSITEGRLSSAIYGEAKQIYPLRRVEVKKFSLEARPAEIEAEEEAAVTVDEDDVAVDVDEDAE; encoded by the coding sequence ATGAGTGAACGATCCGTCTCTAAGCAGAAGCGCGGAAAGCGATGGTACAAGGTCATCGCTCCCGAGAATTTTGACCGTCAAGAACTCGGCGAAACCTTCGCCGACGAACCCGAGAAGGTCTACGGCCGAACCGTCGAAGCGACCCTCGGCGAACTCAACGACGACCAGGGCGCGAACAACGTCAAGCTCACCTTCAAGGTGAACGACGTCGGCAGCGACGCCGCCTACACCGAGTTCATCCAGCAGGAACTCACCCGAGACTACCTCCGTAGCCTCGTCCGCCGCGGCGCCTCGAAGGTCGAAGCCAACGTCACGGCTGTGACAAAGGACGACTTCCGTGTCCAGGTCCAGCCTGTCGCCTTCACGACGAAGAAAGCCGACCGCAGTCAGGAACACGAGATTCGCCGCATCATGATGGAGCTCACCCGCGAGGCCATCACCGAGCGAACCTACGACGACCTGACCAACAGCATCACGGAAGGCCGTCTCTCGTCGGCAATCTACGGCGAGGCGAAGCAGATTTACCCGCTCCGCCGCGTCGAAGTCAAGAAGTTCTCCCTCGAAGCACGCCCCGCGGAAATCGAGGCCGAGGAAGAAGCAGCCGTCACCGTCGACGAAGACGACGTCGCAGTCGACGTCGACGAAGACGCCGAGTAA
- a CDS encoding cupredoxin domain-containing protein: MRDDGFSDGRQTRRRFLAATGTAVTASLAGCATSLASSGEFDVGMTAVAFDPPVVTVEVGDEVVWRNTSSRGHTVTAYEALIPEDAEFFASGGFEDEQTARKAYSNSLGGLIDSGETYSYTFDVPGEYEYLCIPHEQAGMVGTVVVEE; the protein is encoded by the coding sequence ATGCGAGACGATGGGTTCTCAGACGGTCGCCAGACGCGGCGTCGGTTCCTCGCGGCGACGGGTACGGCCGTGACTGCCAGCCTCGCCGGCTGTGCGACGTCGCTGGCGTCCAGTGGTGAGTTCGACGTCGGCATGACCGCTGTCGCATTCGACCCGCCGGTCGTCACCGTCGAAGTCGGCGACGAAGTCGTGTGGCGAAACACGAGTTCGCGCGGTCACACGGTCACCGCCTACGAAGCGCTCATCCCAGAGGATGCCGAGTTCTTCGCCAGCGGCGGGTTCGAGGACGAACAGACGGCGCGAAAGGCGTACTCGAACTCACTGGGCGGACTCATCGACAGTGGAGAGACGTACTCGTACACGTTCGACGTGCCCGGTGAGTACGAGTATCTCTGCATCCCGCACGAACAGGCCGGGATGGTCGGCACTGTCGTCGTCGAAGAGTAA
- a CDS encoding protein sorting system archaetidylserine synthase (This PssA-like phosphatidyltransferase, along with a PssD-like decarboxylase, is required in Haloarchaea for the archaeosortase ArtA to replace the PGF-CTERM sorting signal with a C-terminal lipid anchor.) — translation MRPRFVGRLGPADVVTAGNAALGFVAAVLTAIDVRLAAKVILLAAMADGLDGVVARRYGGTDAGPYLDSLADVASFGVAPALLVVSVVREMWGFDQLRVVLGVAIAALFVAAAVVRLALYTAYDSGSDETVGVPTTLAATILSAGVLVGFVDPMILVALSAIMAALMLSDVTYPDLHAQDALVMGVVQGLAIVLSGSLGEGFAFGLLFLALGYLFLGPRFYWG, via the coding sequence ATGAGACCCCGATTCGTCGGCCGGTTGGGCCCCGCTGACGTGGTCACTGCCGGCAACGCGGCACTTGGCTTCGTCGCTGCGGTGCTGACCGCAATCGACGTTCGCCTCGCCGCGAAGGTCATTCTCCTCGCTGCGATGGCCGACGGACTCGACGGGGTCGTCGCCCGCCGCTACGGCGGAACCGACGCAGGGCCGTATCTCGACTCGCTCGCCGACGTCGCTTCCTTCGGCGTCGCCCCCGCACTGCTCGTCGTCTCCGTCGTCCGCGAGATGTGGGGCTTCGACCAACTCAGAGTCGTCCTCGGCGTCGCAATCGCGGCGCTGTTCGTCGCGGCAGCGGTAGTTCGGTTGGCCCTCTACACCGCCTACGACAGCGGGAGCGACGAGACGGTCGGTGTTCCGACGACGCTCGCGGCCACGATTCTCTCGGCGGGTGTGCTCGTCGGCTTCGTCGACCCGATGATTCTCGTCGCGCTCTCGGCAATCATGGCGGCGCTGATGCTCTCCGACGTGACCTATCCGGATTTACACGCCCAGGACGCGCTCGTGATGGGTGTCGTGCAAGGACTCGCAATCGTCCTCTCGGGGTCGCTTGGAGAAGGGTTCGCGTTCGGACTGCTGTTCTTGGCGCTCGGTTATCTGTTCTTGGGGCCGCGGTTCTACTGGGGATAA
- a CDS encoding DUF7111 family protein, whose translation MSEQEASANGITARYYVTEIERVLEFDREGRTAAVAQNIDGYAMLKVRPTVDGDELERYYGFDMALDHAAELLGVSPQDLPIPEDAADMGM comes from the coding sequence ATGAGTGAACAGGAGGCCTCTGCCAACGGCATCACTGCCCGATACTACGTCACGGAAATCGAACGCGTCCTCGAATTCGACCGGGAGGGTCGGACCGCCGCCGTGGCACAGAACATCGACGGGTACGCGATGCTCAAAGTTCGCCCGACGGTCGACGGCGACGAGTTAGAACGCTACTACGGGTTCGACATGGCCCTCGACCACGCTGCAGAACTCCTCGGTGTCTCCCCGCAGGACCTTCCCATCCCTGAAGATGCGGCAGACATGGGGATGTGA
- a CDS encoding helix-turn-helix transcriptional regulator translates to MWFQSGRRRDLCAILYDAGELRGQKLKTRLERYYDTRLDPQSFYGTLNALVDSGHVERRTEGIHDVYALTDGGASRVESYYSWLTERVERREKRTAEADERLVD, encoded by the coding sequence ATGTGGTTTCAGAGCGGCCGTCGGCGTGACCTCTGCGCCATCCTCTACGACGCAGGTGAACTCCGGGGACAGAAGTTGAAGACGCGATTAGAGCGCTACTACGACACCCGCCTCGACCCGCAGTCGTTCTACGGAACGCTCAACGCGCTCGTAGATTCGGGTCACGTCGAACGACGGACCGAGGGAATTCACGACGTGTACGCACTCACCGATGGCGGCGCGAGCCGGGTCGAATCGTACTACTCGTGGCTCACCGAACGCGTAGAACGCCGCGAGAAACGGACCGCAGAAGCGGACGAACGACTCGTCGACTGA
- a CDS encoding acyl-CoA dehydrogenase, with the protein MDFTLTAEQKQIRDMVAEFVDEEVKPRAAEIDETDEFPADLVEEMGELGLMGMPFPEEYGGAGLDYHSYAIGLEEISRGSGGLGTIVAAHTSLAGNMLYEFGNEDQKQTYLTPVNEGTDIGAFALSEPGAGSDVPAMETTAVKDGDEYVVNGGKLWISNGSVADTVILFAKTDPDAGNKGISSFVVRPEEDDGFIVEGTEHKLGDKGCPTAELRFDDMRIPEDRLLGDEGDGFVQALKTLNGGRITIAARSIGIARAALDDAVKYAGEREQFDQPIGKFQAIKHKLADMDTKVQAAKLLMHKAADLKMRDETFIKEAAQAKLYASEISREVANEGIQIHGGYGYTKDFPAERYYRDAKLNEIYEGTSEILRNTIGDWVQK; encoded by the coding sequence ATGGACTTCACGCTCACTGCTGAGCAGAAGCAGATTAGAGATATGGTGGCGGAATTCGTCGACGAGGAGGTCAAACCCCGCGCGGCGGAAATCGACGAAACCGACGAGTTCCCCGCTGACCTCGTCGAGGAGATGGGCGAACTCGGCCTGATGGGGATGCCGTTCCCGGAGGAGTACGGCGGGGCGGGCCTCGACTACCACTCGTACGCGATTGGCCTCGAAGAGATTTCGCGCGGGTCCGGCGGCCTCGGAACCATCGTCGCGGCGCACACGAGTCTCGCGGGCAACATGCTCTACGAGTTCGGGAACGAAGACCAGAAACAGACGTACCTCACGCCGGTCAACGAGGGGACCGACATCGGTGCGTTCGCACTCTCCGAACCCGGCGCTGGCAGTGACGTTCCTGCCATGGAGACGACGGCAGTGAAAGACGGCGACGAGTACGTCGTCAACGGCGGCAAACTCTGGATTTCGAACGGTTCCGTCGCTGACACCGTCATCCTCTTCGCCAAGACCGACCCCGACGCGGGGAACAAAGGCATCTCCTCGTTCGTCGTCCGCCCCGAGGAAGACGACGGCTTCATCGTCGAAGGGACGGAGCACAAACTCGGTGACAAAGGGTGTCCGACCGCCGAACTCCGCTTCGACGACATGCGCATCCCCGAAGACCGACTCCTCGGCGACGAGGGTGACGGGTTCGTTCAGGCGCTCAAGACGCTCAACGGTGGCCGCATCACGATTGCAGCGCGGTCTATCGGTATCGCACGCGCCGCTCTCGACGACGCCGTGAAGTACGCCGGCGAACGCGAGCAGTTCGACCAGCCGATTGGCAAGTTCCAGGCAATCAAGCACAAACTCGCCGACATGGACACCAAAGTGCAGGCCGCGAAACTCCTCATGCACAAGGCTGCCGACCTGAAGATGCGCGACGAGACGTTCATCAAGGAGGCCGCGCAGGCAAAGCTGTACGCCTCTGAAATCTCCCGTGAAGTCGCCAACGAGGGCATTCAGATTCACGGCGGCTACGGGTACACCAAAGACTTCCCGGCCGAGCGCTACTACCGCGACGCCAAGCTCAACGAGATTTACGAAGGGACGAGCGAGATTCTCCGCAACACCATCGGCGACTGGGTGCAGAAGTAG